GAGTTCCTCCACCGTTTCGGCGCATGCGCGGGCCAGATCCATCACGCTCAGCGGAAACTCGTAGGCAGATCCGATGCTCTCGTCGTTGCCCGCGATTACGACCTCAAGAGCTGCTGCCCCGACCTCGTCGTCCCACACATCGCCAACTTGGACCGGCCTGGCGAAGAGGAACATCAGCAGGGTCTCGATGTCGCGGACTTCGTCGACGTCAACCACGCTGAGCAGGGTCTCCAGGTCTTCGACGACTGTCGCGAATCGAGTGTCTGTCACGTGGTGATCTTTCCACTGAGGTCCGACATTTCGGGTGGCGAATCGGTCAGGCGAGTGGTCAATCGAGAGTCCCCCACGTCTTGACGTGGAGGGTGAGCTCTGAAAGCGCCTCGGCGAGCTGGGCGGACGAGGTGGTGGGGTCGACCTTGCAGTACCGGTAGACGAAGTCCGGCGCGAACCTGCGCCACTCGCCGGGCCCCTGAACGAGTGGCCCGAGACGCTCGCCGAGGACGGTGGCCACGGATGAGAAGTCGGCGAGAGAGACGTACTCGGCGTCCGCGATCGCGGCCCGGGCGGCCGCGAGCCGGTCGCCCTTGCCGGCAAGGCCGGCGTCCTGGACCAGGACAAACAGCCGAAGCTGGCCTCCCTGAAACTGCCATCCGACGGCGCGGTCATCGGACAGCCGGCGGGTGTACGTGATCGAGCCCTCGGCCTTGCTGATGTCGACCACCAGCGGGAGCTGCTCGCCGAACTCATTGGAGATCAGCTGTGCTAATCCGGAGAATCGCATCCGCTGGATAGGACCGAGGAAGTACTTGCTGGGCAGAATCCCGAACGCTTCCTTCACGGCGAAGGGGCCCTCGACGTCCTGTTGGGGGTCGACGGCGTCCTTGAGCTCGACGAGCCGTCGCACCAGCACGCGGTACCGCTCGACGAGCGTCGCGTCCTCACCGAAGTGTGTCGGGTCGAGCCGGCCGAGAGCGCGGAGCAGGTGCTCGTACGGGACCCATCGCCAGGGGCTGGGCAGCTCAAAGGCAGGTGCCATCAGCGACAGGAGGTAGTAACTGGTCTCGCTGTCGCCGGTCCTCCCAGGGTTCTTCGCCCACGGGAGCGGCTTCGAGCGGTAGTTGGCGAGCTGGGCCGGGTACGGCACCGAGTACAACTTGTTCTCGACAACGAACCGGTCGCGACCGCTCGCGCTCTCAGCGACGAGGTCCAGGTGCTTCCACTCGCGCCACACGTTCCACTCCGTGGCCGCGTCGTCGTCGGCAAACAGGCCAGCCAGCGGCGCGGCAGCGCGGGGGTGCTCGGTGAGGAGCGCGGCGATGGTGTTGCTGTGGAAGAGCTCTTGAGCGCCACGCGACATGGCCCACATGAGGTCGGCTTCGAATGCCTTCAGCAGCGGATTTACCAGCTCGGGCAGTCCTGGAGAGCTGGTGTCCTCGGAGCTCACCACGATGCTCCGATCGCCGCTCAGGGACCCCACAGTCGGCATGTCGAGATCGGCGGCCCTGACGTAGCGAACGGGGTTCTGCGACCCGGGCGGGAAGATCGACGAGACGTCAGCACCGACCCAGCGGCCGCGATCCTCGGCCACCACTCCGTCGAACCCAATGCGGTGCTCCTCGCCGGGCACGGGGCACGGCCCCCAGGCCACGGGAAGGTAGGCCTCGCGAACGATGCCGTTCGCCACGGCGAGCACCCGCACGACCTGCTCGGCCTTCGTCGCCGACATCACCCACCAGTGGCGAGTGACGTCGTAAAGGTCGACATCTGAGATGCCGTCGTGCCACGACTTGTTGATCCGCAGCAAGAGGATCAAGGGCTCCTCCCCCGCCAACGGCGCGACCGCCTGCCCCATCGGGTCGTCACGATCCGGCGACGGGACGCCGCCCGCCGGCTTCAGCGCGGCGACCGTCGTGTAGCGGACGGGGTTCGCTGCACCCTGAGGGAAGAGGTGGCTCACGTCTGTGTCGACCCACTGGTCGGCGTCGGGTGCGACGTCGCCGTGAAAGGCGACGCGTCCCAGGAGGTCTGGATCGGTTGCGACCTCCCAGCGGTACGGCTCGTACGCGGCGAGCACCTTGTTGTTGACGATCGCGAGGACGCGTCGCACGGGCTGGACCTGGGTGGCGGACGCCTTCCACCACTTGCGCGCGAGCTCGTACAGCGCGTCGTGGTCAGCGGCAAGTGCCGCCGAGTGGTCGACCTTGACGAGCAACACCTTGTCGTCGTCGCGGAGGTTCGTCGTCATCCCGGTTCCGTTCTCGTCGTAGGCGTTCGATCAGGACAAGCATGGACTGGCTGGAGCCGAACCGGGGGTCAGTCGGCTGACCCTGCCTTAGCCTGCAGCGATGGACGACCTTCAGGGCCGCGTCACCCTCAAGTACAGGGACACCGTGCGTGGGCCGTGGCAGATCCCGCGCTGGGAGGTCCTTTCTGTGGGTCGCACCCAGGGATACGGCCTTCACCTCCCGAACAGCTGGGTACCGAGCAAGCTCTGCCGCTTCCTTCCCTGGGAGCAGGGCTGGGTCGTGCAGGTTGGGCCTCGCCCGCGGATGCGGGTGCAGGATCCGTACGTGGGTGATCACACCTTCGACCGGGCCGCCTTGGTGGCGCTGCAGGCAGGCGAATGTCTGCTCTCCTTCCCCGAGCTCGACGACTTCGTCCAGCTCGGCGTCGTGATTGGGCCCGATGCAGGGGCCGGCCTGCCCCTGGCCGAGGATGACGTGCTTGTGCGTGACGAGTTCAGATCGCGAACCAGGTACGCAGTCGGACACCTGACTCTCACCCCCAACCAACGTCTAGTTGTGGCCGCCACCTTCGCTTACCTCATCAAGGGGGAGAACAAGCCGGCGAACGTTGCTGCGGCGGCCGCGGCCATCACCGGCAAGGGCGAAGCTGCGGTGGTGAAGACACTGATCAAGGTTCGCGACCGGGTGAACGCGGAGAAGTGGGGGCCGAAACTTGAGAGCTACGAGCAGCTCGGCCACTACCTGGTGCATCTGACGCGCTCCATCGGTTGGGCGGACCTTCCTGAGGAGCTGCGGGGGTCAGTCGGCTGACCCCCTCTTGACGAGGCTGCCCGCCACCCTGTTCCCATCGCCCGACCAGCGGGCAGGAGAAGGGGGTGGCGGCATGAAGCTCCACATCGGACAGGGCACCGCGGTCGGTGCGATCACGGTCTTCCCGGTCTGGCACGACGGTCACGTGCGGTCGCTCCGCATCTACGACACCGCGTCGGCCAGCCTGACGGTCACCGAGGCCGACACGGGGCCGAGCGTGCCGACGCTCCAGGTCACCAACAGTGGGGAGAAGCCAGTGCTGGTGCTCGATGGCCAGCTCTTCGAGGAGGGCATGCAGCACCGGATGGCGACCCGCTCCACGCTGGTGCGAGCAGGCGGAGCGATGCCGATCGAGGTCGCCTGCGTCGAGCAGAGTCGCTGGGCCGGGGCCACCACCCAGGCGACCCGCGGCCGGCGGGCCAACCTCGTGGTTCGCGACGGGTACGGCGCCGGTGGGCAGGAGGAGGTTTGGCGCCGCATCGCGTCGTACGACGCCATCGCAGGGCGCGTCTCGCGCACCGGTTCCCTCGCGGAGCGCCTCGACACGGCGTCCGCCGACGAGCAGGCGAAGGTGCTCTCGGCCGCCGTGCGGCCGATCGGCGGTCAGTGTGGCGTGCTGATCGGCGTCGGCGGGCAGCCGCTGCTGCTCGAGGTCTTCGACCACCCGACGACGCTGCGCGAGCAGCTCCGGCCGCTCTACCGCGCCGCCGCACTCGACGCCTACGGAGCGCCGGCTCTGCCGACCCCCGCCCGCCGCGCGCGGCGGTTCGCCGAGCGGCTGGCGCAAGTCCAGTTGGACTTAGAGCCCGACGTCGGTCAGATGGGGAGGCTCGGGAGAGCGACGAATGAGCACCTCGACGTCGCCGAGCTGCGCCACCGCCTCTCGACCGTGCACCTGCGCGCGTCCTACCGCCGCCACCCGCTGCTGCAGGCAGTCTGAGAGGAGTCGTGATGAGCGAAGTGCAGAACGTGCTCACCAGGCTGAGGGCCGGCGAGATCACCGCCACCGAGGCCGGCGCCGAGATCCGGCGCGTGATGACGCTCGACGAAGGCGCGCCCGACGGCGTGACACAGACCGAGGCCACCCAGATGCGGATGGCGGGATCGCTCGGCGAGCGCGACGACCACAACACCTTCCTCGAGGTGACCTCGGCCTGGATCGGCGGTGACCTGACTGATGAGGACTACTGGACCACTCACGGTGGCGCCACCGGCACACGGAAGGAGTTCGGATGAAGCTCACGACTGCTCAACACGACCGAGCGGCCGGAGTGCTGCTCGCGTCGGCGGCCGGCGACGCGCTCGGCGTGCCCTACGAGTTCTCCGCCCCTCCTGCCCCGGCTGTCGAGGCTGCGATGACGGGCGGAGGCCTCGGCAACTTCGCGCCCGGTGAGTGGAGCGACGACACCTCGATGGCCGTCGCAATCGCGCGGGTCGCCGCGGCCGGCGCCGACCTCACCACTGCCCCCGCGCTCGACCAGATCGCTGACAGCTTCCTCCAGTGGCACCGGAGCAACCCGCCCGACATCGGCATCCAGACGAGTTCCGTGCTGCGGGCGACGCGGAACCGCCTCACGAGCGGGGAGGTCGGAACTGGCCGCGTGATGGCCGAGGAAGCTGCCGCCTACTCCGCAGCCCGGACGCACTCGGCCGGCAATGGCGCTCTGATGCGGACGGCTCCCGTCGCCCTGGCCCACCTCGACGACCGGGACCGGCTCGCTCAGGCCGCGCGCGCGGTCGCCGAGCTCACGCACGGCGACCCGCTCGCCGGCGACTCGTGTGTGCTGTGGTGCGAGGCCATTCGGGCGACCGTGCTGGAAGGCCGATTCGCGATCACCGCCGGACTCGACCTGCTCCCCGACGCGCGACGCGCCAAGTGGCAGGCCTGCCTCGACGACGCCCTCGACGTCGACCGGAACCGCAGCGAGCGAGTGCCCGGCGAGCGCTTCAGGCCCAACGGGTTCACGGTCACTGCGCTCCAGGCCGCGGTCGCAGCGATCGTCACCACGGAGGTTCCCGAGCGGATGCCGTGCCGCCACCTCCAGCTCGCGTTGCACAGCGCCGTCCGGATCGGCGACGACACCGACACCGTCGCCGCTATCGCGGGAGGCCTCCTCGGCGCGCGCTGGGGCGCGAGCGCCGTACCCTGGCGCTGGCGCCGTGCGCTCCACGGTTGGCCCGGTCTCGACGGCATCGAGCTCGTCTCCCTCGCGGCACTCACCGTCAACAGCGGCCAGCCGGACTACAAGGGTTGGCCGGCGGTCGGCGTCGTGCCCTACTCGGAGTGGGCGTCGTCGAATCCCGTCCCGCACCCGTACGACGACGGAGTGCTGCTCGGTACCCACGCTACCCGCGGCCACGAGGTCGACGCGGTCGTCTCGATGTGCCGCGTCGGCCGCGACCAAGAGTGCTTCGCCGGGGCGAACGAAGTCATCCACTCACGCCTCATGGACAGCGAGGACCCGGCTGCCAACGAGAACCTCGAGTTCACCCTGTACGACGCCGCCGACGCAGTGTGCGGACTGCGCGAGGAAGGCAAGCGGGTTCTGCTGCACTGCGTCGCCGCAGAGCAGCGCACGCCGAGCGTCGCGGTTGCCTACGGCGTGTTGCTCGGACACTCCATCGCTGACGCGCGGCGCGACGTGAGGACGGCGTTGGCCTCGACCCGCGGGTGGGGCCGGGTATGGGACGCCGTGTCGGGACTTGCGGATCCCGCCGGTGGGGATCTTTGAGTGACCTGCTGGGCGAGTTGCTTCCGCTGACGAGCGTCTGATTCGAATGGAGCCTCAGGCGGACGGCACGGGCATCGGGGCTTCCGTTGCGACGCCTAGTCCAACTGTCTCGTCATCCAGCCCGCTGTGCGTAGGTCAGGTATCGCTCGGTGAACCTGGTCTGCCAGTCGTCGTGGCCTTGCACGGACGCGACGACGTCCTCGATCGAGGAGAAGCGAAGCGCAGCCGGGTCGGTCAGCTCGGCAGCGACGGTCGCAGTGACTTCCCGCGCGGAGTGATCGGCCGCGCACGCAACCACCGCGCCGAATCCTTCGTCGTACTCACCCGAAGCGAGGACGACCTGGGTGAGGAGCTGGTTGTACCAGAACTGGCGGAGCTTGGGCTTGTCGAGCCGCTCGACCGCACCGGTCTTCCAGGATCCAGTCAGTGTCGGAGCCTTGTACTTGTCGTTCGCCGGCTTGGGTTGCGCGGCGGCCAGGTCCTCGGCGTACTTGACCTCGACGCCCACAAAGCCGCGGTTCCCGGCTTTGGTCTGGTACGAAACGAAGGCGTCGAAGGCGGATCCACCGAGTGTGCCGGTCGCTGGCGCCCACTCGAGCCGGATGTTGTCGATGGAGGCCGCCTCCGGCTGGATCGTGCGGACCCACGGCAGCAGCGACTGCTCGTGTGCGCCGAGGTATCCGAACACGTTGAAGCACAGGGGCTGGGACGACAGCAGGTTGCGCCGGAGCCGTTCCTCCTGGATCAGGCCGGGGCGGCCCTCTGTCGTCAGCGCCAGTAGTGCGTTCTCCGCCGCAGCGACGGCTTCGGGCCACATGAGGTTGGTCGCGAGGTCGACGTCGTCGGGAAGCATCGACGACACGAGGCGAGCATGTCCGACTCGCGGGCCGGCGGGCAGCCCGAGACGCTTCTCCCTCCACCACGCCTGCTGCCGCCGCAGCTGCGCCTGCCACTTGTTGTCCGAGGGCTCCGACCACGCGGAGTCGTTCCAAGGCAGCGACGGGTCGATGACGCTCATGGAGACATGTGTAATGCAAGGCGCCGTCAGAATGCGCGCGTTCAGTTGCGATTGAGGCCGTGACGGCGTGAGTCGAGGGCATGCTTGAAGTGGCTCTCTGCGACGTCGACCTCCCGAGTCGGTGTGGCGGGATCGAACACGCGGAGCACCGAGAGACGGAAGCTGGCCGGATTGATGTTGCGGAGTTCCACGTTGCCTCCGTGGCCGTTGGTCGCGTACGCCGCCCAGCGCTGCAGGATGTTTTCGGCGCCGTCAGCCTTGCCGACGTACTGCCGCCCGTCGCGCGTGTCGGTGATGAGGTAGACCCCGATGACCGACGAGAGAGCGGTGCGCCAGGCGGCGTACCGGTGCTCGCGGATGACGGCCTGCAGCTGGGGGTAATCGAGGGTGAGTGCGTCGAAGCCCGGGAACCTCACGGGCTCGGCGTCGGCGATCTCCATCACCGGGTACGCGGCCGCCGTCGTCGCGTTGATCCTCCAGGTGCGCGGCGACCGCCACTGGATCACCAAGCGGTTCCGCAGGTCGCTCATCAGCTCCGACGGCTCGAGGTGGAACGTGCGCCGCAACCCGTCGTGTGCTGTCTCGCCGTGATTCACGAGCACTGACCACAGCCGAGCGCGGTCACCGCCCTCGGGCCGGAACACGATCCAGACCCGGGGCGGCGCGGCGGGGAAGGTGCGGGTGTTGGCCGACTGGACGCTCGTGTACGCCATGATCTCGGCGTCGGACGAGTCCCCGTGAATTCCCACAGTCCCGTCTTCGTGCTCGCGCACGTAGGCGTGCCGGATGACCAGCGCCTCGGCCGCGTCGATGCCTGCGCTGGCGATGACCGAGGCGAACGTGAGCGTCATCGAGAAAGTGCCTTTCCGGTTGCGGCTGCCGCCGCGGCGATGCTGACCAGCACGTCGTGGCCGAGCGAAGAGTCGACGGTAACGTGGAGACCGAGGTCCGTGATCCGACCATCTTGGGGGTGCCAGTCCCGGTCTTCGCGTGTGCGGCCCAGGAGCGGGTCGAGCGCGTCGATCGTGGGCTTCCAGAGGGTGAGCCAATTGCGCTGCGGGCCAACGGCGAAGGCCACCTGCAGCTGCACGGCACCAGCGGGGATCGCGGCAGCACCGACGACCGCTGAACGCACCTGCTCCTTGTACGCGGTCGTCTGGGCCGAGGCGGTCGTGCGGACCGTGTAGGTGCCGCTGGGGCCGGCGGTCACATGTGCGGGCGCGACGAGGACTCGCGATCTGTCCGCATGCCGCTTGCTGCACCACACCGACACCAGGTCCGCAGTCCGGAGTCGACTGGCCAAAGGGAAGGCGTAGTTGTCCAGGTCGGCCATGTCGACGAGGTCGCGACCGGTTGGCAGGCCGACCTCGAGCAGGAGAGCCCAGGGGCCGCTGGCCACCATCGCGGGCGCCAGCAGCTTCGCGGTGTCCTCGAGGTACTCCCGGAGCCGCACCTGGTCCGGGTCCGTCGACTTGTTCCAGCTGGCCAGCCGCGGCGGCTTCCGGAGCGTCAGCCCATCGCCCTCCGGCCTCGCGTACCAACGGGCGGCGATCATGGCCGGTGCACTGCGCCGGCCCGGTCTACCCACCAGACCTCGATCTGCGCCGAGGCGAGCGAGCCGGCCGTCTCGGCGTGCAGGTCGCGGTAGCGCGGGAAGTCGGGCAGAGCGATGACGCTGCGCCACTGCGGCTCCTTGCCCCGTAGACGCATCGCAGCTAGTACCGCCTGGGAGTACCAGTGACCGGCCTGCGTGCTCGGGCTAGTGCGCTTGACCTCTCCTGCACGCGCGGGGTCGGCGTAGCCGCGGCTCGGGTACCCCTTCACTTCGACGCCGGCGGTCTGGCCATCCCGGGAGGCGATCACGTCGATGCCGTGCTCCTTGGTCGCCGTGTTGGCCACCGACAGAATCCGCCACCCATCGCCGGCCAACGCCGTCACCAGGGCCGCCTGGACGTTGGCCTCGGTGTGCCACTCCCCTCCGTGCTCGGCCGGCGCGCTGACGTCTCGGCATAGCCCCGTCGCCGGTAACGGTGCCGACGGTGGCATGAGCGGGGGACTTACCCTCGTCGAGGTCGTGCGTGATTCGATGTCGCCGGCAATCTCGAATCCCAGCGCTGCCAGGTGCCGGCGAGCGGTGTGGGAGATGAACTCCGATCGCGGGATCCTGGTGGCCGCCTCGAATGCCTGAATGGCCGGGAACCAGGCGCCGTTCACTCGCACGGCGTGCTTGCGGATCGCGTCGGGCGCGACGTCCGCCAGGCGGCTCTCGACGTCCTCACGGCTCAACTCGTAGCGCTGACCGTTCAGGGTGAACCGGATCGACTCACGGCCCTGGTTGTTCATGGCCAGAAACTACGGCAACCTGCCGACAGGATCACGACGATTCGTCGGCACCGGCGGCCCCGTCATCGAGGCCGCTCTGCTGTGTCGCGAACAGGTCGCCGTCGAGCCAGCTAACCACGCTGTCAATCAGGGCCTGCGGTCCTTCAGGCCGTGCCAGCGACATCAGATTCAACGGAAGTGCGGTCAACTCGACGTCCTTGCCTCCCAATGCCGAGGAGACACGCCAGACTGTCGGCTCGCGGTCCTGAGCGACCGGGTAGGTCAGCGATATGCGCTGGCAGCCGAGCACATGCCCGGCCGTCAGCACCTGGTACGTGTCGGGCGCCTTCGGTCGGGTGCCCAAGCGCTTGTACTTAGAATCGGTGACGGCGACCGGTGTCCCTTGGGCATCCCGAAACACCACGTCAGGTGTGGTCTCCAACTTGGAGCCCTCGCCGGCGATGACCTCACCGAACTTGACCGCTCCCTTGTTGACTCGTTCCCC
This genomic interval from Nocardioides euryhalodurans contains the following:
- a CDS encoding GIY-YIG nuclease family protein, with the translated sequence MTLTFASVIASAGIDAAEALVIRHAYVREHEDGTVGIHGDSSDAEIMAYTSVQSANTRTFPAAPPRVWIVFRPEGGDRARLWSVLVNHGETAHDGLRRTFHLEPSELMSDLRNRLVIQWRSPRTWRINATTAAAYPVMEIADAEPVRFPGFDALTLDYPQLQAVIREHRYAAWRTALSSVIGVYLITDTRDGRQYVGKADGAENILQRWAAYATNGHGGNVELRNINPASFRLSVLRVFDPATPTREVDVAESHFKHALDSRRHGLNRN
- a CDS encoding ADP-ribosylglycohydrolase family protein → MKLTTAQHDRAAGVLLASAAGDALGVPYEFSAPPAPAVEAAMTGGGLGNFAPGEWSDDTSMAVAIARVAAAGADLTTAPALDQIADSFLQWHRSNPPDIGIQTSSVLRATRNRLTSGEVGTGRVMAEEAAAYSAARTHSAGNGALMRTAPVALAHLDDRDRLAQAARAVAELTHGDPLAGDSCVLWCEAIRATVLEGRFAITAGLDLLPDARRAKWQACLDDALDVDRNRSERVPGERFRPNGFTVTALQAAVAAIVTTEVPERMPCRHLQLALHSAVRIGDDTDTVAAIAGGLLGARWGASAVPWRWRRALHGWPGLDGIELVSLAALTVNSGQPDYKGWPAVGVVPYSEWASSNPVPHPYDDGVLLGTHATRGHEVDAVVSMCRVGRDQECFAGANEVIHSRLMDSEDPAANENLEFTLYDAADAVCGLREEGKRVLLHCVAAEQRTPSVAVAYGVLLGHSIADARRDVRTALASTRGWGRVWDAVSGLADPAGGDL
- a CDS encoding ARPP-1 family domain-containing protein, with translation MKLHIGQGTAVGAITVFPVWHDGHVRSLRIYDTASASLTVTEADTGPSVPTLQVTNSGEKPVLVLDGQLFEEGMQHRMATRSTLVRAGGAMPIEVACVEQSRWAGATTQATRGRRANLVVRDGYGAGGQEEVWRRIASYDAIAGRVSRTGSLAERLDTASADEQAKVLSAAVRPIGGQCGVLIGVGGQPLLLEVFDHPTTLREQLRPLYRAAALDAYGAPALPTPARRARRFAERLAQVQLDLEPDVGQMGRLGRATNEHLDVAELRHRLSTVHLRASYRRHPLLQAV
- a CDS encoding PGN_0703 family putative restriction endonuclease, whose protein sequence is MSVIDPSLPWNDSAWSEPSDNKWQAQLRRQQAWWREKRLGLPAGPRVGHARLVSSMLPDDVDLATNLMWPEAVAAAENALLALTTEGRPGLIQEERLRRNLLSSQPLCFNVFGYLGAHEQSLLPWVRTIQPEAASIDNIRLEWAPATGTLGGSAFDAFVSYQTKAGNRGFVGVEVKYAEDLAAAQPKPANDKYKAPTLTGSWKTGAVERLDKPKLRQFWYNQLLTQVVLASGEYDEGFGAVVACAADHSAREVTATVAAELTDPAALRFSSIEDVVASVQGHDDWQTRFTERYLTYAQRAG